The Actinomycetota bacterium DNA segment TATAGAATAAATAAAATTAATGGGAATTATAAAAATTACAGATATCGGATGGTGGTCTACTTATAAATAATAAAATGAGAGGGCAGGATCTGGCGGATCCCTGAACTTCCAAGAAGCTGAAGGCTACCTGGAACCTTTGCCCTCTCAAGATACTTATATCAGATTCGAAAGCAATGGGCAATTGGGTGATTTGAAAGCCTGGTTTGGGGGCAATGGTGCTGGGCACCCCGCGGGCTGCAAACCCGTTGGCTGGCTCTAACAAAGCTGGAGGAGGTTCGATTCCCCTTGCCCCCTTTTTGGGTAGGGAGTTGTTAGTCGGTAGTCGGGAGTGTAGATCGGTGAGCGACTTTTCGACAAGCGACTAGCGGTTGAGAAGAGAAAGTCGCTAATCGAAATTTTATAGATTGAGAGATCCATCGAGCCTTAAACGGTCACAAAGAGAAAGAGGTAGAAGCCATACTAAATTCCTATTTTCAGAGGATAAGCTGGTCAAGTTGAGCAATGGCGGTATCATGCACCCAGAAAATTTCCGAAAGGTGAAGGATATGATTAGGCAATATATTATTGACCATGGGAGAATCACCCTTCCCGAGGTTAAGGGTCTTCTGAAGAGTGGGCGTAGGGGAGCGATATCCGTCATGGAGCATCTGGATGCCGTAAAGTTCGGAATTAGGATAAAAAATAGAAGAATAATCTCATGAATTAATTAGCCTCTGGAGATAGAAGGGGCAATCTTTGATGTTATTTTGTATGAGTCTGTGGCATGTTTAAATATCAAGGGTTGCCTCTTTTGTTTTGCCTCTCTTCTGCAACATGTGCAAAAATTAAAAGGATTATATAATGGCTAAGGAGAATTAGAAACTAAATTTTTGCAGTTAGGACGAATCGATGCACTACAAGCTCAAAACCGATATTTTACTCAGCAAACCCAACTTATTGAAGGATATCAAGGCTCTTCTTTCTCCTTCCCTCCGAGGAGAAATCTCAAAGTACCGGAATTTGGCTCTCGGAGAGATTGCTGGTCGGGACAGTATAGCCGCCCTCATTAAAGCC contains these protein-coding regions:
- a CDS encoding SelB C-terminal domain-containing protein — translated: MIRQYIIDHGRITLPEVKGLLKSGRRGAISVMEHLDAVKFGIRIKNRRIIS